TCTGTCTAGCACCAGAGCGGGTATCCAGGTGGGGACCCCTATTTGAGACTTAGCTCTTTTATCCACCAAGGTCTGGGCTACCTTGGCCTGTTTACCTCCCCTATGTTGCTCGGCCTCCTTAGGGAAGGGACCCTTCCCTTTTTCCACTACTTCAGGACCTTTCTGATCCTTTTTTCTCTTATGGTCCGCAGGATCAAGTCAGGGAGGCAGAGAAGATGGAGGAGGGGGAGCTTTGCCTAAGTAGTCTTCTCAAGCGCCTTACTCCCAGACTGAGACTCCATGACGTCCAGGAGACCAGCTTTGGGTTTGTGTTGTATCCCCATGGCTTTTGGAATGAGGAGATCTCCTTGCGCTAGGCTTACTTCAGCAAGAGGCAAGTGACTGAAATCACCAGTGAATTCTTCTGGAGATTAAGGTTGGTTGAAGGCCTCAAAATCGTCCTCAAAATCGGACACTTCAACCactcctccttcttctttttcttcttcttctgtggtAACTGGCTGTAAGGGGGTGGCTGCGTCCTCAGCTTTGTACTAAAAGATGAGTTCTACTTTTAGCACACCTCGAGGTCCCGGACGAAGCCAGGTACAGCTACGTCTATTTGTTGTAGGCGAAGGTCTTTTGCCTTGATCACACACTTTGGTGCCTGGAAGCTTGATGAAAGGAGGGTGTATCTGAGGACTAAGTGCGTTGCTCTCAGCTGACCATCACTATGGACAAACACCTCGACTTTCAGTATCTTGTCTAAGCTCGGCTTATTGACAAGATTGAAATTTGGAACAGCAACGTTCTTATCTACAAAATcatttagaaaacaaaaaacatcgTCAACAAAAAATGGCaccaatcaaaagaaaagattcaATTGCAAGCATAAACTTAAGTAAATGGGTGCAAAACAtatcaaaaggaaaacaagGTGACTTTGAAGTAATTGACCTAGACCTAAAACCCCACCTGGCTGCCCTTCTCTCGTCGGGCAGGGGaggccatcgtgccactccACTAAAACGATCAGGAAATCCTTATTCATGCCTTTGTTGGAATCAGGAAGGCATGAGATAAGTCAGACCTCAGGGTACCTAGTTCATTCCTTTGTTGGAATTAAGAAGGCATGAGATAAGTCTGACCTCGGGGTACCTAGTTTTCAAGTAATACCCTTGCCCCTTTAGGTGTGAAGGTTGTAAATCTAGTTAACGTCGTGGTGGGTGAGGTTTAGGCCTATTTTCTCGTTAAGGGCATCTACACTACCTAAAATCCTatacatatttggggcacattGGGTGGGAGCTAATCAATGAGTCTTAAGGTAATCCCTAGTGACTGTACCCATTGGGAttctcatccctccctctataaaggcaatcatcGAGATTACTACTTCTCCCTTATGCCTACTGGTGTGCCAATCCCCTTCATTACAATACCTAATGGAGACTCTTGGTGGGATCCTATATTGAGCTTTAAAACTCTCTATATTCTCTGCGGAGCCTACCAAGTAAGCGAATCTATCCATTCCTAAGAAAAGATTAAAGGTACTAAGAAGATAAAGAGAAGGTAGGTGGGCCGAAGAGAAAAGGacacagagaaaagaaaagtaaatggaaaaataaatggaaagatTTATAAAGACTGATGCGAAGAAGAAAACTCTCCTCAGATTGGCTCTTGGTATTTGTGAAGGCACGAGTAAGTTGAATAAGTGCGCAAGTTCAGTGTATGAGTGCTAAAGTGAAGTGAATGAAGTGTTTGGATAATATTTATATCAAAAAGAGGGTGACAAGCGAGAAAATTCCCTCCTGGGTTCCAACAAAATCCTCAGTCGTTGGATCTGCATCGTGCCGTGTAACGCGAGGAACATGGAGCCACAGAAATTTAATGAAGGCGCATCTCGGATGTCGAAGCGTCAAGAGCATGCATTGGGCAATTAAAAAGCACCTACGTAGACAAAGGTGATGTATGATAAGCGAGGGGCAATTGTGGTAATATCGAACTCCTCCTTTCTTCTCGAGGAGCCAGAGAGGAGAATTTTgagggctattgtaggggtggTAGGCCTAGTAGTAcgtatctatgtatatattgggccgggggcccaatccgaggacattaaGTAGTCTGAGGATGGGGAAACACTATTAGAGGATTCCGTGTTAATGAATGAAGAGGTGAGGTATGGTCATAAGAGTCCAAAAAAgtgatccgaggaggaatgctTCCTCAACTGAGCAAAGCCGAGGTCAGAAGGTGCGGTTTGACATCAAGAGCAATGTTCTAGACAACTTCACTGATAAGGATAAGTATTAGGATGGAACACGACAGAGGAAGATTAttaaatatctaagggaaaactgctaccactacattaaatgctctgtagctaagtctctggccgcattaatgaggaagtgatacctgaacagtagttTTCAGTCTTACAGCTACTCCTCAAAGACTTCAAGAAAGAGCTAATATGACAAGGATCAAAATTGAcaatctaatctacacgtggagggtagagatgaaaggaggaagataatataaaatagaaggAATGCCCTGAGAGGAGGGGATCGgagaattgagagagaaataCTGTAATAATAAGAACTGTACTTGTAATCAACTTCAAGaattatatacaagaactgatctcttcggactgtgccgaggacgattttcaTTAGATACAACCAgtctatttttactttattgtcattTGGATCCACTATAATTGTTACccaactcattagagcctagttttccaacccactccctacaaattcattgtattgggctctttgggcctagatttttttaacttttgggctTAGGACTCAAATCTAGTCCCTACATCatctatatattattaacaAACTATCAACCAAGATAAATTAAAAGACACAAAATACTATTGTTTTTTGATACATTACAATGCAATCATCTATAGTAAGatcaataaagacaaaagaTACGAAATtctattgtttcttaatacattacaATGCAATGTAATCATATATGAGAACacgaaactcttttttttttctttttctttttagtttagTTTGTAACTATCAGGCTAAtaggctttttaatttttaaaatttttgttttagttaagtttttgggttgagCAGTTGCCAGTTGGGCTAAGCTGATTGGAGGGGAGGGACCTGAGGTTTTGAAAGAGAATATTTAGGATTTAAGCAATGATAATGCgcagaagagaaagaaaaatacataggGGAGAATTTCAACATACataatccaaacccaaaaaaaaaaaaaaaaaaaaaaaaaaaaaaaaaaaaagaagaagaagaagaaaaagaagacaatgAGAGTTGTTCAAACTGACAAAGTGGCAGGGGAGGGTTAGGTGGAGGGTGGAACAAGATGCCCAGATGGGGTTTGGAACTTTACtacacaagagagagagagagagagagagatccatCATGACCACCATTGGGGACAAACCTAGGAATTCAAGTTAGGGTGGGTCGGagtataagcaaaaaaaaaaaaaaaacacaaacgcatctatatattattaacaaactatcaaccaagataaattaaaagacataaaatactattgttttttaatacattaCAATGTAATCATCTATGGTAAGatcaataaagacaaaagacacaaaatactattatttcttaatacattacaATGCAATGCAATCATATATGAGAACacgaaactctctctctctcttttttttttttagtttagtttgtAACTATCAGGCTaataggttttttaattttttaaagttttgttttagttaagtttttgggttggatagttGCTAGTTGGGCTAAGCTGATTGGAGGGGAGGGACCTAAGGTTTTGAAGAGAATATTTAGGATTTGAGCAATGATAATGtgcaaaagagaaagaagaatacATGGGAGAGCATCTCAGCATACATAATCCAAACccgaaaaagaaaatgaaaaaaaaaaaaaaaaagacagtgAAAGTTGTTCAAACTAGCGGAATGGCAGGGGAGGGTTAGGTGGAGGGTGGAACAAGATTATCAGATGGGGTTTGGGACTTTGCTacgagagagaaagagagagatgtttAGGTTAAGGGAGAGAGATCCATCGCGACCACCATTGGAGACGAACCCAAGAATTCAAGTTAGGGTGGGCTGgagtataataaaataaaattaaaaaaaaaaaaaaaaaaaaccttccaaTAAGcatctatatattattaaaaaactatcaaccaagataaattaaaagacataaaatactattgttttttaatatattacaatgcaattatctttgaaaagatcaacaaagacaaaagatacaaaatactatcgtttcttaatacattacaATGCAATGCAATCATATATGAGAACAcgaaactcctttttttttttttagtttagtttgtAACTATCAGGCTaataggttttttaatttttttaaagttttgttttaGTTAGGTTTTTGGGTTGGGCAGTTGCCAATTGGGCTAGGCTGATTAGAGGGGAGGGGCCTAAGGTTTTGAAAGAGGGGGGCCCAGtaacaaaattgtaaaaatatatttactaaaaaaaatcattaggaCCAGGGGGGCTCGAGCCCTTGGGCCCCCCTTAGGTCCGTCCTTACCACCATAAATCTCCAAAATCCAACATAATCACCATAAATCCACAAAATCTTTCAAATCATCTAAAAACTTTAAGTAGatgtaaaaattttacctttgaTTTTGAGCATTTCGTTGGTGGTGGTATCGACATGGCGGCTATTTTACTCAACTGTGGTGACTAGGTAACTGGGAAAAGGGCTAGCTAAAGGGGATCTAGGTTGAGAAGAGAATTAGAGTGAGAGTGAATGAAAAAGTGAAaggctttttatatatagatagttTAGCAGTCGAAATACAAGACCCACTATTGATAGACCAGCTTACTGATGTCGAAAAACCAATATCACCTCCAACCACTACCCTAAGTATTTTCAGCATCATTCTTTGGTGGTTTGAGTGGTGCAAATTCTAGTCAGATTGATTATACTGATCCCTAATCAGGGCCGGCACAACAACTTCGGGGGCCTTAGGCAAAAAATTTAAGTGGggtcttttttatatttaaatattaattaaataatatttattgaatttttttattgaaaatctatatttcttactttttgagatgcaaaattactaattaagtttttgtatttaagttcctctaacaaataaatattttctagtaaacatttataatgagaaaatatttatagataaataaaacacaatttataattaaaaatgataatttaactaaaaataaatttaaagtatagaatAATAGAACCTGATTATTGCAATTTTTCCAAAACCGTGACTACTTTAAAGTCTAAACATGcacaaataaatattaatttattacatggttcaataaattagtatcactataatataaatgagttgatatgatctacatcaaattattaattggtgtgataatttaaataattgataaagtaagagtttgcattttcttttaaaaagatgtgataaattattaattagtgtGTGGCGGGGCCAGCTATGATGTGCTATGGTCTGTGGGCAAACTGTGCAGTGTTGTGTGCACTGTGTAGTCTTGTCCACATAGCCCACAGCCTATGTGCAGCGTGCATGTCACTGGGTAGTGCCATGGGCTATGCAGCTTGTACAAGATGTGTTGTCCTATTAATCAAGCAGTGAAGTAgattaaaaaaagtataatttaaaatatttaaattgaataaaaagcaaacttatcaattttaatttttggaaagatagagagggagagaaagttacCTCTGCTATGCCCATAGCCCACACCACCCCtcttcaattttgaattttctgtgaATTGAAAGGAATGACCAAAGAATGATTTCAAGCTAGACTGAGCTTATAGAAAaagatcaagaatcaagatgaagaaaagaaagattaaaatatagatggagaggcagagagatagagagatgagagattttttcttttgttttaaaaatttataatctttattttagcatatttcaagacaATTATGTTGTATTATTAACGTAAGGGTAAAACCCCCAAGTTgaacaatgggccttgggccccatacaGAGTCCAGCCACGACCGAGGAGAAAATGGGGCACTAAAAAGAATTCCAGCCCAACTCTGATAAGTCCAAGCTTATTTAAAaagatgtccgaggaggaatgtctcctcagACGTACCAAATATGGGCCCAACGTGCACCCTATCCCCAATGAGAAGTCACTCCCAACTAATATTGGTAGTAAGGATGATCCTCACAAAGCCAGGAGGAGGAAGAGAATATAGGATGTCCAGAGGGacaccacaactgccgcattaaatgcaaggaagttacttttctggctgcattaatgtggagaggacaggcgaacagtgttaccttggccactgcaactcacagaaaggtagggtggatgtccgatgggacagacactcaagtgaaggtccagataatcaacaagtgtagggctCTTATTActttaaggaggctatataagagaagggcaTCCCCGTGAAGAAGGGATCgaaaaaagccaaaagaaagagagaaagactaTATCCTTTAATCAGGAACATAGGTGCACCCACACATTTCCTCGGACCAAACATCCAGTGGAGATAAAGGAGATATTCTTACGTTCAACCGCTGCATGGCctaaaattaattaacattCACTTCATTGAgtcctagttctgtaacccgctctctacaaattcattgtatagggttctttgggccagaatcacctACTTGCTGGGCTTGGGCCCTAAAAACTGACCCtacaattaataaatttttctggtattaattttgattttggcaTATTTCAATAATGagttaatgaatttgtctcctaaattttaattttgtttgctgaagtttgactatttttgttttttccctttttaatctTCTGCATTTTAGGATACAATGAGGTCTTTTTAATGCATtctattgaccaataaaagtacttaattttttttttgttattaaactatatagataaatatatatatcatatatacataatatttttatttttttacaagtggGACATTCTTTTATTTGGGGGACTTAAGTGATTGCATCAATTGCATCAACTATTTAGTCGGCTCTACCCTATTATAAAttatgtatattattttttaagttataaaaaGGGGgtgccttttgtttttgtcatttttttaataatataaatttatgtttAGCAAAGTCATTCTAAAAGTAAATTAAATGGATAAAGTTTGGTTATAAACTTAGTTGTAGTCAATGACTAAGActttattcaatatatttttattagatgtaaaTCTTGACAAAaccaccattgaattacatttcttcttatatcataAACTCCTGCAAAATTTatggaagatcaaagatcaataactatatcatcaatcaaatgtttaaatttcaagtttttgtaatttaaaaaattatgtttaaaaaataattttatagatctGATAGGAAATATTTTCACTATCTCAAAATTTGTCTAACATACTTGCATCATCAGGCCCTCTCAAGACATTCAGAAGCAATTGGGTCATTAGGTAGCAAAGACTTGTCAGGTCCCCCATGTGTTAGACAACCTCTAAGGTGACCTAACCAATGCCTACCTCCATATGCCTCAGGGTGACAGACGAGTGCCCTGTGACTGACGATAGATTGCACTTGGCCTCAGAGACCATCTTGTGTATTCTCCATTCAAGTATCTGCATATGGAAAGAACTTGCACACCATGCCCAAAGATCATTCTGCATAGTTGTATCCTCCAAATATGGGAAGTTAAGCATGAATATCTCAAAGCATTAACTCCATAACTCCCCTATAAGGAAAGAGCCTACACTCACGGGATCTTGGTTAGCTCTACATCACTATATAAGCCAAGCCCTCTCTCCTCCAAAGTACGTAATCTTTAGCTCTCATACTCTTGGAGTTATTGATAATTATTCTATTACTGATTTAACTTTTGGAGGGTCTTTAGTCGGCACCCGACTGTTACTCTCTATAGGTCCTTCACTTTTCATTCTTTAGGTACCCTTGTCATTGCACTTCTGGACGATCGATTCACTGACAATTTTGTGTATCATCaagatcgaatagtaaatagtATCCGAttagcacaaaatttgacatgagtattaaggaaataaaaaacatacaattgaatagttagattttcaaaatatataattatatgaattattttcaaaatatgtagccatatgaatttttttagtgaGAGTTATAGCTACATGctacaatcaaatcaaattaagtGTTCGTTTggtaaagattatttttgtcaacttattttactatttaacttatttttgctactattcatgagtcctattgcattttttggtactattcatgagtcacactgtactatttcagctaacttttacctttatttattgtactttcagtaaaaagttttcagttttagtaaTATAAGCAAATCCTAAATAGACCCTAAGAGTTTGTTTTGAAACAACTTATTTatctgaaactgaaaactttttattaaaaatctgaaagtactgtagataaaactaaaaagtaattaaaaaatagcTGATATAGTACAATGAgatcataaatagtaccaaaaaatgcaataagacccataaatagtagtaaaaataagctgactttttAAGTTAAtaccaaacacaacctaaataGCTTGTTAGTCTCTTTTAAAAGCTCAATTAACTCACTTAACTCACACCCATTATTCTTTCCAAACGCATTCATCAAACACCTAAATAGCAAGTTAATGCCAAACACAACTTAAATAGCTTGTTAGGCATTTCAAACgcctattttcaattttttaaaaaacgtTTGATCCTTATTTTCCATACACTTTTCCGTCCAAacgtatttgaaaaaaaaaataaataaataaaaaagtataaacaACAATGCTCAAACACCTTTACCAATCGGACACTTCTTTCCAAACACTAGTAGTAATAAAAAGCAAGAGAAAACGGAGCTACGATCAAGACTGTGAGAGCTGGGGTTGAGAAagtaagaaagagaaaaatagaatgGCGAGCGAGGAAGAAAGCGCAGTGAAGGAGCCTTTGGATCTCATCAGACTCAGCCTGGATGAGCGCATCTACGTCAAGCTCCGTTCCGACCGTGAACTCCGCGGCAAACTCCAtgtacttctctctctctcactgcttttcttcttctttggtcTTGGTCTTAGTCTTATGCTTGTGCTGTGTTTGTATTATACGCCTCCTAGGGTTTTGTTTGCTTACTTTACGGACTTGGGGTTTATTTAAATTTCCACAACAACAGTATTTGTCTAGCACCACCAGGCTCTTCTTCatgaatttattgtaaaataaagaaCCAATTTGAGCCTTTTGTTATCCAGTTTGTGAGGGCAATGTTGAGCTCCTGGGCATGAGCATAAACCCCTTTTCCCGTTGTGGTTGAATGCCCTCTACCTTACCCGGAAACTGGTTCTGGCGAGTCCAAAGGGCTCTTCTCTAGAAagattattatcatttttttatgtggaACCTCACCAAGGTAAGGCCCTTCGGACCCGCCCATGGGGAGTAAACCACGGATACACAACCCCACCCACCAGAACCCTGTATCATGTAGCCAAGGGAACTCCTAGTGGGGATCAAACTCAAGATGTCTGGGTCTATAGCTCATCCCAAGCCTTCAATCACTAGGCTACACGATGACGGGTTACAAATATTCCGTATGCTAtcaataaaacaacaacaacaaaaaggacAGCACCTTGTATATTGTCTTTGATTTTAGACATGtgattttggttggttttgtgGTTAAAAATTCTGTCTTTGCATTGCAGGCTTATGATCAGCACTTGAATATGATTCTTGGTGATGTTGAAGAAATTGTTACCACTGTAGAAATTGATGATGAAACTTATGAAGAGATAGTTCGGGTATGTTCTTTATCTCATATTGTTTCTTTTctgttcttcttttttgtatttttgaaatgtAATCTTATCTCTTTTGTTACATTGTAAACACCTTTGATCTTGAAAGTTgcagtttcatatttttcatgtcTGAAAAGTTTTTAATCTAAACCTAACAAAATTTATTCAAGGAAGAACTGAAGTCAATAAGATTCTTTATCAATTTATACTCTGAAATCtactctcattaaaaaaaaaaaaaaaaatggcaagtCATGTAGAAATCTCATATAATTAGAACTTGATTGTAGGAACCTCCACAGCAAAGTGTTCTATAGATTTTAGCACAGATGGAATTTACACCTTAATAGGAGCTGAGGGATGTAACTTACTCCTATTTTGGGGATTACCCTTTAATTGGGGCATGTTTATCAGTTCTttttatacttatcaaaaagtCTGTCTCTGTCAGATCTTTTATGAAATgttattgttttattgtttaaattctAATATATAACAATAGCCATCTGGAACGATTTAGTAACTTTTAAACTTTTGTAAACTGATGGATATGGAATAGTGTTATTGTGCGGTGAAAAAAGaatgcaatttatttttggCCACAGTAAAGTGAGGGATGTTTCCCTGGGCAGCTTTGAACCTAAGCTCACTCCCAAGGgtcccaa
This DNA window, taken from Quercus robur chromosome 2, dhQueRobu3.1, whole genome shotgun sequence, encodes the following:
- the LOC126713025 gene encoding sm-like protein LSM3B — translated: MASEEESAVKEPLDLIRLSLDERIYVKLRSDRELRGKLHAYDQHLNMILGDVEEIVTTVEIDDETYEEIVRTTRRTMPFLFVRGDGVILVSPPLRTA